Genomic DNA from Acidisoma sp. PAMC 29798:
TGCCACGGCGGTGCTCGATTACATCACCACCCGCGATGTGCGAAAGATCACCCCCGGGCGCTCGGCTTATGCTTGCATGCTCAACGATGCGGGCAAGTTCATCGATGACGGCATTCTGTATCGCACGGGTCCGAACGCCTGGATGGTCGTCCATGGCAGCGGCGCCGGGCATGAGGCGCTGGTCGCCGCCTCCCAGGGGCGCAATGTCGCGATGCTCTTCGATGACGACTTGCATGATCTGTCACTGCAAGGGCCGCTCGCAGTCGAATTCCTGTCGCGCCATGTGCCCGGCATTCGCGATCTGAAATACTTCAACCATATACAAACGACATTGTTCGGTGCGCCGGTGATGATATCGCGCACCGGCTATACCGGTGAGCGTGGCTACGAAATCTTCTGCCGCACCGCCGATGCGCCGATGATCTGGGACACGGTTCTGGAACAGGGCGCCGATCTCGGCATCGAAGCCTGCGCCTTCACCGCCCTCGACCTGCTGCGCGTCGAAAGCTCCCTTCTATTTTATCCTTACGACAACTCGGAAATGTATCCCTTCGAGACTGAAGGGCCGGGCGATACTTTGTGGGAACTGGGCCTCACCTTCACGGTCAGCCCGGGGAAGACTGGGTTTCGTGGCGCACCGGAGCATTATCGCCTCAAAGGCCAAGAACGCTTCAAGATCTTTGGCCTTCTGGTCGAAAGCGAATCCGCCGCAGATAATGGTGCCGAGATTTTCGAGGGCGACCGCCGCGTGGGTGTCGTGACCTGCGCCATGATCTCCACTCTCACTGGAAAGTCGATGGCTATCGCCCGCCTGGCAACGGATGTCGCAGTGTCCGGCACACGGGTTTCGATCCGCAACGCGTCCGGCACGGTAGCGGCGACGGCGCAGCCGCTGCCTTTCGACGATCCCACCAAGTCGAAGCGCACGGCCGTCGGCTGAAGTATGGACCAAGGGATCAAGAGCCGGCCGCGCTACGAACCGCTGCATCTCGATCCGGCCGGTCATCGGCATCTGGTGGTGACGGATCAATCCGCCTTGCCCGATGGCGCCTTTGCTGCACCGCCGGTGGGCGCCGAGATTTGGACGGAGGCTCAGCTTTCCAACCTGACGAATAGGCTGGCGATCGAAACGACGGGCTTTCGCCTCTACGCCGTCGGCACCGAGCCCTTCATCTGGGATGTCGCGGCTGTTGCGCGCGCCGCCGGTATGGTGCGCGGGGAGTTCTTCCTGTTCCACGCTGGCAGTCTGCGGCGCCGCGTCTATTGCTCACATTGCAAGGCGATGACGGATGATGTGACAAACAGCATCGTCCGCTGCGCAGGGTGCGACGCACATCTGTTCGTGCGGGATCATTTTTCCGCTCGGCTTGCGGCGTTCATGGGCGTGCAGATCGACGCCGAAGAGCGGGGCGCCGTGCCTGCTGGCGAGCAACTGTATCCATGACCCGCCCGGACCGCATTTCCGCGCGTGTTCGCAGTGTCGAGACGCTGAGCCCGACCTTACGCCGCGTTGTGCTGGAACCGACCGAGGCCAGCCTCTTTCCCACCGGTTCCGCCGGCGCGCATATCGTCCTGGAAATGCGGCATGACGAGCACATCTGGCGCAATGCCTATTCCCTGGTGTCGTCGCCAGAACACCGACGCAACTACACCATCATCGTGCGCCGGGTCGCAGCCTCGCGCGGCGGTTCCGCCTATATTCACGATCATCTCCAACCCGGCACGCTGCTATCCGTCGGCATGCCGTCGAACCTATTCCCTATTCAGGTCTCGGCGCGCAAACACCTGATGGTGGCAGGCGGCATCGGCGTGACGCCCTTCCTCTCCTACCTGCCTCTGCTGGCCGCCGCCGGTAGCCCCTATGCCCTGCATCTGTGCACGCGGGCAGAGGATGCCGAAGCCTTCAGACGCTTGCTGGCACCTTGGCCACAGAGTCATCTCTATATCAGCGCAAGCCAAGGCGGTCTCGACCTTAACGCTTTGTTCGAGACACAACCGCTCGGCACGCATCTCT
This window encodes:
- a CDS encoding PDR/VanB family oxidoreductase, whose protein sequence is MTRPDRISARVRSVETLSPTLRRVVLEPTEASLFPTGSAGAHIVLEMRHDEHIWRNAYSLVSSPEHRRNYTIIVRRVAASRGGSAYIHDHLQPGTLLSVGMPSNLFPIQVSARKHLMVAGGIGVTPFLSYLPLLAAAGSPYALHLCTRAEDAEAFRRLLAPWPQSHLYISASQGGLDLNALFETQPLGTHLYLCGPEQFMAEVVASALALGWPEARLHQEHFIGAAPGAPFRAVLARSGMTIEIASDQGLLDAIEAAGIDAPCLCRAGACGECRLTLLDGVAEHRDHFLTEDERADGRSIMPCVSRAKSAVLVLDI
- a CDS encoding dimethylamine monooxygenase subunit DmmA family protein gives rise to the protein MDQGIKSRPRYEPLHLDPAGHRHLVVTDQSALPDGAFAAPPVGAEIWTEAQLSNLTNRLAIETTGFRLYAVGTEPFIWDVAAVARAAGMVRGEFFLFHAGSLRRRVYCSHCKAMTDDVTNSIVRCAGCDAHLFVRDHFSARLAAFMGVQIDAEERGAVPAGEQLYP
- a CDS encoding aminomethyltransferase family protein; its protein translation is MTSSWRLSALADRHRALGSALEDWNGMGTAWTYATDLQAAHVAIRTRAGLMDVSGLKKVHLVGPHATAVLDYITTRDVRKITPGRSAYACMLNDAGKFIDDGILYRTGPNAWMVVHGSGAGHEALVAASQGRNVAMLFDDDLHDLSLQGPLAVEFLSRHVPGIRDLKYFNHIQTTLFGAPVMISRTGYTGERGYEIFCRTADAPMIWDTVLEQGADLGIEACAFTALDLLRVESSLLFYPYDNSEMYPFETEGPGDTLWELGLTFTVSPGKTGFRGAPEHYRLKGQERFKIFGLLVESESAADNGAEIFEGDRRVGVVTCAMISTLTGKSMAIARLATDVAVSGTRVSIRNASGTVAATAQPLPFDDPTKSKRTAVG